From the genome of Fusobacterium varium, one region includes:
- a CDS encoding 2-oxoacid:acceptor oxidoreductase, delta subunit, pyruvate/2-ketoisovalerate family, with the protein MIFKYHKKIMTKIDLNFKIDICKGCGLCVEVCPLKILKLNENVVNSKGYHPVYEDQKINVLVVKAVL; encoded by the coding sequence ATGATATTTAAATATCATAAAAAAATTATGACTAAAATTGACCTTAACTTTAAAATTGATATTTGCAAAGGCTGTGGTTTATGTGTTGAAGTATGTCCTTTAAAAATACTGAAACTTAATGAAAATGTAGTTAATTCTAAAGGATATCATCCTGTGTATGAAGATCAAAAAATAAATGTATTGGTTGTAAAAGCTGTGCTTTAA
- the yngG_1 gene encoding Hydroxymethylglutaryl-CoA lyase yngG, with the protein MVYKYPNMKFRLDLATVFGCPFGEEIKPERVSELIEKAKKIGVKEIMLADTVGLGNPVLVEKILKQVKEQVGTENIILHIHDTRGMGLANMLVALQLGYSIFETSIGGLGGCPFAPGAAGNVATEDFVNMLNGMGINHNIHLEKLYHTLDLIDQYVDVNLNNSHMYSVHKSKCSL; encoded by the coding sequence ATGGTATATAAATATCCTAATATGAAATTTCGTTTAGACCTCGCCACAGTATTTGGTTGCCCTTTTGGTGAAGAAATAAAACCTGAAAGAGTTTCTGAACTTATAGAAAAAGCAAAAAAAATAGGGGTCAAAGAAATAATGCTTGCTGATACTGTTGGACTAGGTAACCCTGTATTAGTTGAAAAGATATTAAAACAAGTAAAAGAACAAGTAGGAACTGAAAATATTATTTTACATATTCATGATACTCGTGGAATGGGATTAGCAAATATGCTTGTTGCACTGCAATTAGGATATTCTATTTTTGAAACTTCTATTGGTGGCTTAGGAGGATGTCCCTTTGCTCCTGGAGCAGCAGGAAATGTTGCTACTGAAGATTTTGTTAATATGTTAAATGGAATGGGAATAAATCATAACATACATCTTGAAAAATTATATCATACATTAGATTTAATTGACCAATATGTTGATGTAAATCTTAATAATAGCCATATGTATTCAGTTCACAAATCAAAATGTTCTTTATAA
- the yngG_2 gene encoding Hydroxymethylglutaryl-CoA lyase yngG — protein sequence MNLPEKVQIVEVGPRDGFQNIKTFIETKHKLEIIDSLEEAGCNKIEITSFVNPKWIPQMVDSKEICETCVKKMKENMKLLFFVQIKKV from the coding sequence ATGAATTTACCTGAAAAAGTCCAAATTGTTGAAGTAGGACCTCGTGATGGCTTTCAAAATATAAAAACTTTCATTGAAACTAAACATAAATTAGAAATAATAGACTCATTAGAAGAAGCAGGATGTAATAAAATAGAAATTACCTCATTTGTAAATCCAAAATGGATTCCTCAAATGGTAGATTCAAAAGAAATATGTGAAACTTGTGTTAAAAAAATGAAAGAAAATATGAAGTTATTGTTCTTTGTCCAAATAAAAAAGGTATAG